Proteins from a genomic interval of Pseudomonas paeninsulae:
- a CDS encoding septal ring lytic transglycosylase RlpA family protein, which translates to MSGLPFRLAAYSALALLLASCASTRAPQPVAPAKSGATITGPGDFSRPHKDGAPWWDVDISLIPDAVPMPHYGSFKASPYVVFGKQYYPIPDARRYHAIGPASWYGTKFHGQATANGETYDLYGMTAAHKTLPLPSYVRVTNLDNGKSAIVRVNDRGPFYSDRIIDLSFAAAKKLGYAENGTARVKVEGIDPHEWWAQQGRPVPLVLAAQSAAQVKTVAQPVAAPLAQYSPPVEQHAAAVLPVQIDAKKNASVAASGLYLQVGAFANPDAAELLKDKLSDTVAAPVFISSVVRNQQLLHRVRLGPVSSRGEAEQLQLSVRLANLGEPRLVKAD; encoded by the coding sequence ATGTCGGGCTTGCCGTTCAGATTGGCCGCCTACTCTGCTCTCGCGCTATTACTGGCCAGTTGCGCGTCCACTCGTGCGCCGCAACCGGTGGCACCGGCCAAGTCGGGCGCGACTATTACCGGTCCTGGTGACTTCAGCCGCCCGCACAAGGACGGCGCGCCTTGGTGGGACGTCGACATCTCGCTGATCCCGGACGCCGTGCCCATGCCGCACTATGGCTCATTCAAGGCCAGCCCCTATGTGGTGTTTGGCAAGCAGTACTACCCGATTCCTGACGCGCGCCGCTATCACGCGATAGGCCCGGCGTCCTGGTACGGCACCAAGTTCCATGGTCAGGCCACCGCCAACGGCGAAACCTACGATCTATACGGCATGACTGCCGCGCACAAGACCTTGCCGTTGCCGAGCTACGTGCGGGTGACCAATCTGGACAATGGCAAGAGTGCGATAGTGCGAGTCAACGACCGCGGCCCGTTCTATTCGGATCGGATCATCGATCTGTCGTTTGCCGCCGCGAAAAAGCTCGGTTATGCCGAAAACGGTACCGCACGGGTCAAGGTCGAGGGCATCGATCCCCACGAGTGGTGGGCCCAGCAGGGGCGCCCGGTGCCACTGGTGCTGGCTGCGCAATCAGCGGCTCAGGTCAAGACCGTCGCCCAGCCGGTTGCAGCGCCGCTTGCGCAGTACTCGCCGCCCGTAGAACAGCATGCCGCGGCCGTACTGCCGGTACAGATAGACGCAAAAAAAAACGCTTCAGTCGCAGCCTCTGGCCTGTATCTCCAGGTGGGAGCCTTCGCCAATCCGGACGCTGCGGAGTTGCTCAAGGACAAGTTGAGCGATACGGTGGCTGCGCCGGTGTTCATCAGCTCAGTGGTGCGCAACCAGCAGCTTCTCCATCGCGTGCGCCTGGGGCCGGTGAGCAGCCGGGGCGAGGCTGAGCAATTGCAGCTCAGTGTGCGCTTGGCCAACCTCGGTGAGCCAAGGCTGGTCAAGGCGGATTGA
- a CDS encoding D-alanyl-D-alanine carboxypeptidase family protein, which translates to MNITSFAQRVSLSLLLLSAPAAWASQMAIPAPPQLAAKSYVLMDAASGNILIEENADERLPPASLTKLMTAYLATLDINRGQIKQTDMVRISEKAWRMGGSKMFIEVGKEVSVDDLLHGIIIQSGNDASVAIAEHIAGSEEAFADMMNSNAQRLGMSNSQFRNATGWPDPDHYSSAKDMAKLARAIIFEDPQHYAIYAQKEFLWNGIKQPNRNLLLWRDKTVDGLKTGHTDEAGYCLVSSAVRDGMRLISVVFGTNSEQARAAETQKLLTYGFRFFETRTFYQKGVELAQAQVWKGATRQLKAGLAGDLTLTMAKGQLDKLQAGMTLNPQLIAPIQQGDVIGKVEVKLGDEVVHSVDLVALETVEEGGLFRRLWDSIRLFFFGLFN; encoded by the coding sequence ATGAATATCACCAGCTTTGCCCAACGCGTTTCCTTGTCACTCCTGCTGCTCAGCGCACCGGCCGCCTGGGCCAGCCAGATGGCGATTCCAGCGCCGCCACAGTTGGCTGCCAAGTCCTATGTGCTGATGGATGCCGCCAGCGGCAACATCCTCATCGAGGAGAATGCCGATGAGCGCCTGCCACCTGCCAGCCTGACCAAGTTGATGACCGCCTACCTGGCGACCCTGGACATCAACCGCGGTCAGATCAAGCAGACCGACATGGTGCGTATCAGCGAGAAAGCCTGGCGCATGGGCGGCTCGAAGATGTTTATCGAGGTCGGCAAGGAAGTCTCGGTCGACGACCTGCTGCATGGCATCATCATCCAGTCCGGTAACGACGCCAGCGTGGCGATTGCCGAGCATATCGCCGGTAGTGAAGAAGCCTTCGCCGACATGATGAACAGCAATGCCCAGCGTCTGGGTATGAGCAACAGCCAATTTCGCAACGCCACCGGCTGGCCGGACCCTGACCACTATTCTTCGGCCAAAGATATGGCCAAGTTGGCGCGCGCTATCATCTTCGAAGATCCGCAGCACTATGCCATCTACGCGCAGAAGGAATTTCTCTGGAACGGCATCAAGCAGCCCAACCGCAACCTGCTGCTGTGGCGCGACAAGACCGTCGACGGCTTGAAAACCGGGCACACCGATGAAGCCGGTTATTGCCTGGTGTCTTCTGCCGTGCGTGATGGCATGCGCTTGATCTCCGTGGTGTTTGGCACCAATAGCGAGCAAGCCCGCGCCGCCGAAACCCAGAAGCTGCTGACCTACGGTTTCCGCTTCTTCGAGACCCGGACCTTTTATCAGAAAGGTGTTGAATTGGCCCAGGCCCAGGTCTGGAAAGGTGCCACTCGTCAGCTCAAGGCTGGCCTGGCCGGTGACCTGACCCTGACCATGGCGAAAGGCCAATTGGACAAGTTGCAAGCCGGCATGACCCTCAACCCACAGCTGATCGCACCTATCCAACAAGGTGACGTGATCGGCAAGGTCGAAGTCAAACTGGGCGATGAGGTCGTGCACAGCGTCGATCTGGTAGCCCTGGAAACTGTCGAGGAAGGTGGCCTATTCCGTCGTCTGTGGGATAGCATTCGTCTGTTCTTCTTCGGGTTGTTCAACTGA
- a CDS encoding DUF493 domain-containing protein, with translation MTDTDVQAPKIEFPCARYPIKVIGDAGEGFTELVVEVIQRHAPDFDSTSLVVRDSRNGRFLTVQVLITATGVEQLQALHLDLRATGRVHMVL, from the coding sequence ATGACTGATACTGACGTTCAAGCCCCAAAAATCGAGTTCCCCTGCGCGCGCTATCCGATCAAGGTGATCGGCGATGCTGGCGAAGGCTTCACCGAACTGGTGGTCGAAGTGATCCAGCGCCACGCGCCGGATTTCGATTCGACCTCGCTGGTGGTGCGTGACAGCCGCAATGGCCGTTTCCTTACGGTGCAGGTGCTGATCACCGCCACCGGGGTGGAGCAGTTGCAAGCGCTTCATCTCGATCTGCGTGCCACTGGCCGCGTGCACATGGTGTTGTGA
- the lipB gene encoding lipoyl(octanoyl) transferase LipB codes for MSLGFRELGLVDYEPTWQAMQRFTNERGADTADEIWLLQHPPVFTQGQAGKAEHVLFAGDIPVVQVDRGGQVTYHGPGQLVAYLLLDLRRSGLGVRELVSRIERSLVATLASYGVSASAKPDAPGVYVDGAKIASLGLRIRNGRSFHGLALNVDMDLAPFRRINPCGYAGMAMTQLADLVAGPIEFSEVSARLREQLAKHLDYPEQKTLTGAMD; via the coding sequence ATGAGCCTGGGCTTTCGCGAGCTCGGCTTGGTCGACTACGAGCCGACCTGGCAGGCCATGCAGCGCTTCACCAATGAACGTGGCGCGGACACCGCCGACGAAATCTGGTTGTTGCAGCATCCTCCGGTATTTACCCAGGGCCAGGCTGGCAAGGCTGAGCATGTCTTGTTTGCCGGCGACATCCCGGTGGTACAGGTCGATCGCGGCGGCCAGGTGACGTATCACGGTCCCGGTCAACTGGTGGCCTACCTGCTGCTGGACCTGCGTCGCTCGGGTCTTGGCGTACGTGAGCTGGTCAGCCGCATCGAGCGCAGCCTGGTCGCCACCCTGGCCAGCTATGGGGTGAGCGCTAGTGCCAAGCCCGATGCGCCTGGGGTTTACGTGGATGGGGCGAAGATCGCCTCGCTCGGCCTGCGCATCCGCAATGGCCGCTCTTTCCATGGCCTGGCGCTGAATGTGGACATGGATCTGGCGCCGTTCCGGCGGATCAATCCCTGCGGCTATGCCGGCATGGCCATGACCCAGTTGGCCGATCTGGTCGCTGGGCCGATAGAATTCTCCGAGGTAAGTGCCCGGCTGCGAGAACAGCTGGCCAAGCACCTCGACTACCCTGAGCAGAAGACCCTGACGGGCGCAATGGACTGA
- the lipA gene encoding lipoyl synthase, with protein sequence MSDTSPPKTVSSGEKFRTTQGTTAIKDGQKRRASSEPQVFEPKPKWLRIKAPGGSRFEAVKRNVSEHRLSTVCQESHCPNMGECWSNGTATIMLMGSVCTRACRFCAVDTGNPNGWLDLEEPQNTAKSVELMALRYIVLTSVDRDDLDDGGAAHYAACVRAIKERTPQVVVEALTPDFDGDLLAIERVADSGLEVFAQNIETVKRLTYEVRDPRAGYEKTLRVLEHAKRHRPSMLTKTSLMLGLGETDEEILETMDDLRAIGVDILTLGQYLQPTRNHLKVKRWVSPEEFNRFRDIGLQKGFMEVAAGPLVRSSYRADRVFEKNNLGLAAPVPVPGQQVNSTLIPTLNLN encoded by the coding sequence ATGTCCGATACCTCCCCGCCCAAAACCGTTTCCAGCGGCGAAAAATTTCGCACCACTCAAGGCACCACCGCGATCAAGGACGGGCAGAAGCGCCGCGCCTCAAGCGAACCCCAGGTATTTGAACCCAAGCCCAAGTGGCTGCGGATCAAGGCGCCCGGCGGCAGCCGTTTCGAAGCGGTCAAGCGCAATGTCAGCGAACACCGTCTGAGCACCGTGTGCCAGGAATCCCACTGCCCGAACATGGGCGAATGCTGGTCAAACGGCACCGCCACTATCATGCTGATGGGCTCGGTGTGCACCCGCGCCTGCCGCTTCTGCGCGGTGGATACCGGCAACCCCAACGGCTGGCTGGATCTGGAAGAACCGCAGAACACTGCCAAGTCGGTGGAGTTGATGGCGCTGCGCTATATCGTGCTGACCTCAGTGGATCGCGATGACCTGGACGATGGCGGTGCCGCGCACTACGCCGCCTGCGTGCGCGCGATCAAGGAGCGCACCCCACAAGTGGTGGTGGAAGCCCTGACTCCGGACTTCGACGGCGACCTGCTGGCCATCGAGCGCGTGGCGGACTCCGGCCTGGAGGTCTTCGCGCAGAACATCGAGACGGTCAAGCGCCTGACCTATGAAGTGCGCGACCCCCGCGCCGGTTATGAGAAGACCCTGCGCGTGCTGGAGCACGCCAAGCGCCACCGCCCGAGCATGCTGACCAAGACCAGCCTGATGCTGGGCCTGGGCGAGACCGACGAGGAAATTCTCGAGACCATGGATGACCTGCGCGCCATCGGCGTCGACATCCTCACCCTTGGCCAATACCTGCAACCCACGCGCAACCACTTGAAGGTCAAGCGCTGGGTCAGCCCGGAAGAATTCAATCGTTTCCGCGACATCGGCCTGCAGAAGGGTTTTATGGAAGTGGCCGCCGGCCCGCTGGTGCGCTCCAGCTACCGCGCCGACCGGGTGTTCGAGAAGAACAACCTGGGCCTGGCCGCCCCTGTTCCGGTGCCGGGCCAGCAGGTCAATAGCACCCTGATTCCGACGCTCAACCTGAACTGA
- a CDS encoding winged helix-turn-helix transcriptional regulator, whose product MEDSYGQFCTVARGAEALCNRWTPLVVRELLCGSKRFNDLHRGVPRMSTSLLSQRLRHLEEIGVVQRSAVGKVWEYSLTEAGEDLRPIIMALGHWGARWIGSRLHDNELDAGLLMWDVRRFVRIAEFPPRPVVIHFSFRDARPGERQWWLLVEQGMADLCRDDPGREPTLVVDATVRALTEVWSGERSPQEVLQARELQVLGAPGDAQNLWCWLGTSAFATTRSNARHAPRPQNAGNASS is encoded by the coding sequence ATGGAAGACAGCTACGGTCAGTTCTGCACCGTCGCGCGTGGCGCCGAGGCGCTGTGCAATCGCTGGACGCCTCTGGTGGTGCGCGAACTGTTGTGCGGCAGCAAGCGTTTCAACGACCTGCACCGCGGCGTGCCGCGGATGTCCACCAGCCTGCTGAGCCAGCGCCTGCGTCACCTGGAAGAAATCGGCGTGGTCCAGCGCAGCGCCGTCGGCAAGGTCTGGGAATACAGCCTGACCGAGGCCGGCGAAGACTTGCGGCCCATCATCATGGCGCTCGGCCATTGGGGCGCGCGCTGGATCGGTAGTCGCCTGCACGACAATGAGCTAGACGCGGGCCTGCTGATGTGGGATGTGCGCCGCTTTGTGCGCATCGCCGAATTCCCGCCGCGGCCGGTGGTAATCCATTTCAGCTTCCGCGACGCGCGGCCCGGCGAGCGGCAATGGTGGTTGCTGGTCGAGCAGGGCATGGCCGATCTGTGCCGCGACGACCCCGGACGCGAGCCGACGCTGGTGGTAGACGCGACCGTACGCGCACTGACCGAAGTCTGGAGCGGCGAGCGCAGCCCGCAAGAGGTGCTGCAAGCGCGCGAGCTGCAGGTGCTCGGCGCGCCTGGGGATGCGCAGAACCTCTGGTGCTGGCTTGGCACCAGCGCCTTCGCCACAACCCGCAGCAACGCCCGCCACGCACCGCGGCCGCAGAACGCTGGCAACGCTTCCTCGTAG
- a CDS encoding carbon-nitrogen hydrolase family protein: MTMIAIIQRPPVLLDRQATLALAVQSLSEAAAAGAELAVLPELFIPGYPSWIWRLAAGRDGALMGQLHERLQANAVDIARGDLEPLCEAARAHRLTIVCGLNECERSRGGGTLYNSVVLIGADGSLLNRHRKLIPTNPERMVHGLGDAGGLRTVDTPVGRLGTLICWESYMPLARYALYAEGVEIYVAPTYDCGEGWLATLRHIALEGRCWVLGSGTVLRGEDIPDDFPGRAQLFPEPGEWINDGDSVVIDPQGRTVAGPLHREAGILYADIDSTRVAPARRTLDVSGHYARPDIFELQVRRTPAQPVRYID, translated from the coding sequence ATGACCATGATTGCGATTATCCAGCGCCCGCCGGTATTGCTCGATCGCCAGGCCACACTCGCGCTGGCCGTGCAGTCGCTGAGCGAGGCCGCGGCGGCAGGCGCCGAGCTGGCGGTCTTGCCCGAATTGTTCATTCCCGGTTACCCGTCGTGGATCTGGCGGCTGGCCGCAGGTAGGGACGGGGCGCTGATGGGCCAGCTTCACGAGCGACTGCAGGCCAATGCCGTGGACATTGCCCGCGGTGACCTCGAGCCACTCTGTGAGGCCGCCCGCGCCCATCGGCTGACCATCGTCTGCGGTCTCAATGAATGCGAGCGCAGCCGGGGTGGCGGCACGCTCTACAACAGCGTGGTGCTGATCGGTGCCGACGGTAGCTTGCTCAACCGCCATCGCAAGCTGATACCGACCAACCCCGAGCGCATGGTCCACGGTCTGGGCGATGCCGGCGGGCTGCGCACGGTCGACACCCCGGTTGGCCGGCTCGGTACGCTGATCTGTTGGGAAAGCTACATGCCGCTGGCGCGCTACGCCCTGTATGCCGAGGGCGTGGAGATCTACGTCGCGCCCACCTACGACTGCGGCGAGGGCTGGCTGGCGACCCTGCGGCACATCGCCCTGGAAGGCCGCTGCTGGGTACTGGGTAGCGGCACCGTGCTGCGCGGCGAGGACATCCCCGACGACTTCCCCGGACGGGCGCAGTTGTTTCCTGAGCCAGGCGAGTGGATCAATGACGGCGACTCCGTGGTGATCGACCCGCAGGGCCGGACCGTCGCCGGACCGCTGCACCGCGAGGCCGGCATCCTCTATGCGGATATCGACAGCACGCGGGTGGCGCCGGCGCGGCGCACCCTCGACGTCAGTGGTCACTACGCGCGCCCGGATATCTTCGAATTGCAGGTAAGACGCACGCCGGCGCAGCCCGTGCGCTATATCGACTAG
- a CDS encoding GFA family protein produces the protein MSSEPTYQGQCFCGAVQFSVSGEPVAMGYCHCQSCRQWSAAPVNAFTLWQPEALTVIRGADSIGSYNKTPRSSRKWCKNCGGHLFTEHPEMGLVDVYAALAPQLAYTPEVHVHYQEAVLHIKDGLAKLQDVPIEMGGSGLSMAE, from the coding sequence ATGAGCAGCGAACCAACCTATCAGGGTCAGTGCTTTTGCGGCGCGGTCCAGTTCAGCGTCAGCGGCGAGCCGGTGGCAATGGGCTATTGCCACTGCCAGTCATGTAGGCAGTGGTCGGCCGCCCCGGTCAATGCATTCACCCTGTGGCAGCCCGAGGCGCTGACCGTGATTCGCGGCGCGGACAGTATCGGCAGCTACAACAAGACGCCGCGCAGTAGCCGCAAGTGGTGCAAGAACTGCGGCGGCCACCTGTTCACCGAGCATCCGGAAATGGGGCTGGTCGATGTGTATGCAGCGCTGGCCCCGCAACTGGCATACACGCCAGAGGTCCATGTGCATTATCAGGAGGCGGTTCTGCACATCAAAGATGGGCTGGCGAAACTACAGGATGTGCCCATAGAGATGGGCGGCTCGGGGCTGAGTATGGCTGAATAG
- a CDS encoding lytic murein transglycosylase — protein MPNLLFRGLSHLTSVCFLLLMTACAEAPAQSLVTAADSPSSPPNNQPVAVSEKLSFADWRTLLRSDAIAAGIDPALFDRAFAGVSPNPDVLLADSSQPEFTRPVWEYLDGAVSSQRVARGQSLLLQHGNTLERVENRYGVDRETLVAIWGLESNFGSNIGNHNVIRSLATLAYEGRRQVFWRSQLLAVLQILQHGDITPERLVGSWAGAMGQTQFMPTTYNEHAVDFDGDGRRDLWSSSADALASAAHYLQNSGWQKGQPWGFEVRLPQAFDYSLADPEVRRSLAEWTALGVEALNPPAQHLATETMATLLLPAGHRGPAFLLLSNFRSILKYNNSTSYALAIGLLSDGLRGGDGDGVRAAWPRGERQLGRSERIELQQLLLRNGLEPGPADGIIGANTRKAVRAFQLKLGWPADGYPTQELLVRLRTPL, from the coding sequence ATGCCCAACCTGCTATTTCGCGGCCTGAGCCACTTGACCTCGGTCTGCTTCCTTCTGCTCATGACGGCCTGCGCCGAAGCGCCCGCGCAATCGCTGGTGACTGCTGCCGACAGCCCGAGTAGCCCCCCGAACAACCAGCCTGTAGCTGTCAGTGAAAAGCTCAGTTTCGCCGACTGGCGAACTCTGTTGCGCAGCGACGCGATTGCCGCCGGGATCGACCCAGCGCTGTTCGATCGCGCCTTCGCCGGCGTCAGCCCCAACCCCGACGTATTGCTCGCCGACAGCAGCCAACCGGAGTTTACCCGTCCGGTATGGGAATACCTGGATGGTGCGGTCTCCTCCCAGCGAGTCGCCCGCGGCCAAAGCCTGTTGCTGCAACATGGTAATACCCTCGAACGCGTCGAGAATCGCTATGGTGTGGATCGCGAAACCTTAGTGGCGATCTGGGGCCTGGAGAGTAACTTCGGCAGCAATATCGGCAATCACAACGTGATCCGCTCGCTTGCCACCCTGGCCTACGAAGGCCGCCGCCAAGTATTCTGGCGCAGCCAACTGCTCGCCGTGCTGCAGATCCTCCAGCATGGCGACATTACCCCGGAACGCCTGGTCGGCTCCTGGGCCGGCGCCATGGGCCAGACCCAGTTCATGCCCACCACCTACAACGAACATGCCGTGGATTTCGACGGCGATGGCCGCCGCGACCTCTGGAGTTCCTCGGCTGACGCCCTGGCCTCGGCAGCCCACTACCTACAGAACTCGGGCTGGCAGAAAGGCCAACCCTGGGGGTTCGAGGTGCGCCTGCCGCAGGCCTTCGACTACAGCCTGGCCGATCCGGAAGTACGCCGCAGCCTGGCCGAGTGGACAGCACTGGGCGTCGAAGCGCTCAATCCGCCAGCCCAGCACCTGGCAACCGAAACCATGGCGACCCTGCTGCTGCCGGCCGGGCATCGCGGTCCTGCCTTCCTGTTGCTGAGCAATTTTCGCAGCATCCTCAAGTACAACAACTCGACCTCCTACGCCCTGGCTATTGGCCTGCTGTCTGACGGCCTGCGCGGTGGCGATGGCGATGGCGTCCGTGCCGCCTGGCCCCGTGGGGAGCGGCAACTGGGTCGCAGCGAGCGCATCGAGTTGCAGCAATTGCTTTTGCGCAACGGCCTGGAACCGGGTCCCGCCGATGGCATCATTGGCGCCAACACACGCAAAGCCGTGCGTGCCTTTCAACTGAAACTGGGCTGGCCAGCCGACGGCTATCCGACCCAGGAGCTGCTGGTGCGGCTGCGTACGCCGCTCTGA
- the arfA gene encoding alternative ribosome rescue factor ArfA produces MAKNRKQRPNKAKSLITQPLFRCRQEKPGKGKGSYRREASQQNWEASVLLAA; encoded by the coding sequence ATGGCCAAAAACCGCAAACAGCGCCCGAACAAGGCCAAATCCCTGATCACCCAGCCGCTGTTCCGCTGTCGTCAGGAAAAACCCGGCAAAGGCAAAGGCAGTTACCGCCGCGAAGCCTCCCAGCAAAACTGGGAGGCTTCGGTCCTTCTGGCAGCCTGA
- the holA gene encoding DNA polymerase III subunit delta, producing the protein MKLNPAQLGKHLQGNLAAVYVVSGDEPLLCQEACDTIRAATREQAFSERQVFNADASFVWGNLLQASASLSLFADKRLLELRLPSGKPGDKGAAALLEYLSRPPEDTVLLISLPKLDGSAQKTKWAKALIDGQHCQFVQIWPVDAHQLPQWIRQRLAQAGLSASQEAVEMIAVRVEGNLLAAAQEIEKLKLLAEGGQIEVSTVHAAVADSARFDVFGLIDAALNGEAAHALRILEGLRGEGVEPPVILWALAREIRLLATIAQQYGQGMPLDKAFSSARPPVWDKRRPLVSKALQRLSAARWASLLLDAQRIDAQIKGQAAGDPWSGLRMLALSLCGQRLSLPSDPGL; encoded by the coding sequence ATGAAACTCAACCCCGCACAACTCGGCAAACACCTCCAGGGCAACCTGGCGGCGGTGTATGTGGTCAGTGGCGACGAACCGCTGCTGTGCCAGGAAGCCTGCGACACCATCCGCGCCGCCACCCGTGAGCAGGCGTTCAGCGAACGCCAGGTATTCAACGCCGACGCCAGTTTCGTCTGGGGCAACCTGCTCCAGGCCAGCGCCAGTCTCTCGCTGTTCGCCGACAAACGCCTGCTGGAACTGCGCCTGCCTTCCGGCAAGCCCGGCGACAAAGGCGCGGCCGCCTTGCTCGAATACCTGTCGCGCCCGCCGGAAGACACCGTGCTGCTGATCAGCCTGCCAAAACTCGATGGCAGCGCACAGAAAACCAAGTGGGCCAAGGCGCTGATCGACGGACAGCACTGTCAGTTCGTCCAGATCTGGCCGGTGGATGCCCACCAGTTGCCGCAATGGATTCGCCAACGCCTGGCCCAGGCCGGTCTCAGCGCCAGCCAGGAAGCGGTCGAGATGATCGCCGTGCGGGTGGAAGGCAACCTGCTGGCCGCCGCCCAGGAAATCGAGAAACTCAAGCTGCTCGCCGAAGGCGGCCAGATCGAGGTCAGCACGGTGCATGCGGCGGTCGCCGACAGCGCCCGCTTCGATGTATTCGGCCTGATCGATGCGGCGCTCAACGGCGAAGCCGCGCATGCCTTGCGCATCCTCGAAGGCTTGCGCGGCGAAGGCGTCGAACCGCCGGTGATTCTCTGGGCGCTGGCTCGCGAAATCCGCCTGCTCGCCACCATCGCCCAGCAATACGGCCAGGGTATGCCACTGGACAAGGCCTTCAGCTCGGCGCGTCCACCGGTCTGGGACAAGCGCCGGCCATTGGTCAGCAAAGCCCTGCAACGTCTTTCTGCCGCACGCTGGGCCTCGCTTCTGCTGGACGCCCAGCGCATCGACGCGCAGATCAAGGGTCAAGCCGCGGGCGACCCCTGGAGCGGCTTGCGCATGCTAGCCCTGAGCCTGTGCGGGCAACGCCTGAGCCTGCCCAGCGACCCCGGCCTGTAA
- a CDS encoding LPS-assembly lipoprotein LptE, whose translation MMKRNLLVIGLAALLSACGFQLRGTGDVEFALKELDVSARNAYGDTVKQVREVLQDNGVRVHSGAAYHLVLSNEQENQRTASYTSSARTAEYELTMTLDYELRGAQNLLLTSNQLEAQNFYAQDGNNLVGSDQEAVQLRSEMRRELVQQLVQRLQQVTPAQLDQLQQTAEAKAKVEADALETVRQREAAQPQQSPVQLPTPSQ comes from the coding sequence ATGATGAAACGGAATCTGTTGGTAATCGGCCTCGCTGCACTGCTCAGCGCCTGCGGCTTCCAGCTGCGCGGTACCGGTGACGTCGAGTTCGCCCTCAAGGAACTCGACGTCAGCGCGCGCAACGCCTATGGCGATACCGTCAAGCAGGTGCGTGAGGTACTGCAAGACAACGGCGTGCGCGTCCACTCCGGCGCCGCCTATCACCTGGTACTGAGCAACGAGCAGGAAAACCAGCGCACCGCCAGCTACACCAGCTCTGCACGGACGGCCGAATACGAACTGACCATGACCCTCGATTACGAGCTTCGTGGCGCACAGAACCTGCTGCTGACCAGCAACCAGCTCGAGGCGCAGAACTTCTATGCGCAGGACGGCAACAACCTGGTCGGTTCCGATCAGGAAGCGGTGCAACTGCGCAGCGAAATGCGCCGCGAGCTGGTGCAGCAACTGGTCCAGCGCCTGCAACAGGTTACCCCGGCCCAGCTCGACCAACTGCAGCAGACCGCCGAAGCCAAGGCCAAAGTCGAAGCCGACGCCCTGGAAACCGTGCGCCAGCGTGAAGCCGCACAACCGCAGCAGTCGCCCGTGCAACTGCCGACACCAAGCCAGTAG